One genomic segment of Chitinophaga sancti includes these proteins:
- a CDS encoding DUF5009 domain-containing protein, whose protein sequence is MQAANQRFLPLDVFRGLTICFMIIVNTPGSYDHIFAPLEHAAWHGFTPTDLVFPSFLFAVGNAMSFSMRKYYELGNAAVLSKIFKRTLLIFLLGFIMYWLPFVRHTPNGLEFIPFHDTRIMGVLERIALCYCFASLMIRYLPTKAVWIISALLLLGYWFIMYFLGDPADPYGFSTNAAVHFDKLILGENHMYHDKGTISEPEGLLSTLPAIVNVVIGYYTGLFIQKRKPNTFSILIRFGSIFIIVATLWDQQFPINKKLWTSSFVLLTAGLDLLILTALLYIIDVKGKTSWTGFFTTFGKNPLFLYLLSEVMVIFLYFFTIGNESVYDWLSNHIFQQIAPGKVGSLLFAITFMLFCWCVGKILDKKRIYVRV, encoded by the coding sequence ATGCAAGCTGCCAATCAACGCTTTCTACCACTGGATGTATTCCGTGGCCTTACCATCTGCTTTATGATCATTGTAAATACCCCCGGTAGCTATGATCATATATTTGCACCACTGGAACATGCCGCCTGGCATGGATTCACACCCACCGACCTGGTTTTCCCGTCTTTCCTCTTCGCCGTGGGCAATGCCATGAGCTTTAGTATGCGCAAGTATTACGAACTGGGTAATGCCGCTGTACTATCGAAAATATTCAAAAGGACCCTGCTCATTTTCCTGCTGGGATTCATTATGTACTGGTTGCCTTTTGTACGCCACACGCCAAACGGACTGGAATTCATTCCTTTCCATGACACCCGTATCATGGGCGTGCTCGAAAGAATAGCCCTCTGTTATTGCTTCGCTTCTCTCATGATCCGCTATTTGCCTACAAAAGCAGTTTGGATTATCAGCGCATTACTACTGCTCGGTTACTGGTTCATCATGTACTTCCTGGGTGATCCTGCCGATCCATATGGTTTCAGTACCAATGCCGCTGTCCATTTCGATAAGTTAATTCTTGGTGAAAATCATATGTACCACGATAAAGGGACCATCTCTGAACCCGAAGGATTACTCAGCACCTTGCCAGCAATTGTGAATGTAGTGATCGGTTATTACACCGGCCTCTTTATCCAGAAACGCAAGCCCAATACCTTCAGTATCCTCATTCGTTTCGGTTCTATATTCATTATTGTCGCTACTTTGTGGGACCAGCAATTTCCAATTAACAAGAAGTTATGGACCAGTTCCTTCGTGTTATTAACAGCGGGTCTGGATCTCCTGATACTCACTGCCCTCTTATATATTATAGATGTTAAGGGAAAAACCAGCTGGACCGGATTTTTCACCACTTTCGGGAAAAACCCATTATTCCTTTATCTTTTGTCAGAAGTGATGGTTATATTCTTATATTTCTTTACTATTGGGAACGAATCAGTATACGACTGGCTCAGTAACCATATATTTCAGCAAATAGCGCCGGGCAAAGTAGGGTCTCTCCTCTTTGCAATTACATTCATGCTGTTTTGCTGGTGTGTGGGTAAAATTCTGGATAAAAAACGTATATACGTACGTGTATAA
- a CDS encoding LacI family DNA-binding transcriptional regulator, with translation MNHKVTIADIARELNLTGATVSRALNNRKGTSEETRKMVQEAAERMNYRRDRIAWSLRSGRTNIIGVIIPSAEINFFGSVIHGIESMANQHGYNVLIYQSNEQPEYEQKGIETFLSTRVDGILASIAKETFDFSHYLEIKERGVPLVFFDRANDSLNIPSVVVDDFKGAYYATEHLIRQGYKRIAHIAGQQHLKIFKDRLEGYKSALAAYSIPVEEDLIYQGNVSIEAGRQAIQHLLGLAQPPDAVFAVEDFTALGVVKELKDKNIDMPGAFGVIGFANESFDEHITPSLSSIDQQTVQMGKEAFKLLMELINEGEEGTLVKSRVVLDPVPVYRQSSVRR, from the coding sequence TTGAACCACAAAGTTACTATAGCAGACATTGCGAGGGAGCTGAACCTGACGGGGGCGACTGTATCCAGGGCGTTGAATAACCGCAAGGGAACCAGCGAGGAAACCCGTAAAATGGTACAGGAAGCGGCGGAAAGGATGAACTACCGGAGGGACAGGATCGCATGGTCGCTTCGTTCCGGCAGGACCAATATTATTGGGGTCATCATTCCAAGCGCGGAAATCAACTTCTTTGGTTCTGTTATCCACGGTATTGAAAGTATGGCCAACCAACACGGCTATAATGTATTGATCTATCAGTCCAACGAACAACCGGAATATGAGCAGAAGGGGATTGAAACCTTTCTGAGCACCCGGGTAGATGGTATCCTGGCTTCTATTGCCAAGGAGACATTCGACTTTAGCCACTACCTGGAAATCAAGGAGCGGGGTGTACCCCTGGTCTTTTTTGACCGTGCGAATGATAGCCTGAATATTCCTTCGGTGGTGGTAGATGACTTCAAAGGAGCTTACTATGCTACGGAGCACCTGATCCGTCAGGGGTATAAAAGGATTGCTCACATTGCGGGGCAGCAGCACCTGAAAATATTCAAAGACCGCCTGGAAGGATATAAATCAGCCCTGGCGGCATATAGCATTCCTGTAGAGGAGGACCTGATATACCAGGGAAACGTTTCGATCGAGGCGGGCAGACAGGCAATACAGCATTTGCTGGGGCTGGCACAGCCACCTGATGCGGTATTTGCCGTAGAGGATTTTACGGCGCTGGGGGTAGTAAAGGAATTGAAAGACAAAAATATAGATATGCCGGGGGCGTTTGGGGTGATCGGATTTGCCAATGAATCGTTCGATGAGCATATAACGCCGAGCTTGTCGAGTATAGATCAGCAGACGGTGCAGATGGGGAAGGAGGCGTTTAAGTTATTGATGGAGTTGATAAATGAAGGGGAAGAGGGGACGCTGGTAAAGTCGAGAGTGGTGTTGGATCCGGTACCGGTGTATAGGCAGTCCTCTGTAAGGAGATAG
- a CDS encoding cellulase family glycosylhydrolase, translating to MKGKVSLIALLFATMAVVANAQPRPQWSKKQAQKWYKSHSWQRGANFIPSSAINQLEMWQAATFDTTTISRDLGYAASIGLNSMRVFLHHAAWEQDPQGFKNRLNTYLSIADRYGISTIFVLFDDCWNKTYAIGTQPEPKPGIHNSGWLQDPGIRRESSPLLNDTLHKYVNDVMTSFRKDKRILLWDLYNEPGNSDYGDKSLPLLQLVFTWGREANTEQPISSGVWNKSLTSLNEFQLNNSDVITYHNYADEKEHQEVIDTLRKYGRPLICTEYMARSRGSRFANIMPLLKKENVAAYNWGLVSGKTNTIYAWDTPMPDGAEPKVWFHDIFRQDGTPYSTEEITVIKSLTGTN from the coding sequence ATGAAAGGAAAAGTTTCATTAATCGCTTTGTTATTTGCGACGATGGCCGTTGTCGCTAATGCTCAGCCGCGACCACAATGGTCCAAAAAACAAGCTCAAAAATGGTATAAATCACATTCGTGGCAACGAGGCGCCAACTTCATCCCCAGTTCTGCTATCAACCAACTGGAAATGTGGCAGGCAGCTACCTTCGACACCACCACCATCAGCCGTGACCTTGGCTACGCCGCCTCCATTGGTTTAAATTCTATGCGCGTATTCCTCCATCATGCTGCCTGGGAGCAGGATCCTCAGGGTTTCAAAAACCGTCTGAACACCTATCTCAGCATCGCAGACCGCTATGGTATCTCCACCATTTTCGTACTTTTTGATGACTGCTGGAACAAAACCTATGCTATCGGTACCCAACCTGAACCCAAACCCGGTATCCATAACTCCGGCTGGTTGCAGGACCCAGGTATCCGCAGAGAAAGTTCACCACTGCTGAACGACACCCTGCACAAATATGTAAATGATGTAATGACCTCCTTCAGGAAAGATAAGCGTATCCTCCTGTGGGATCTTTATAACGAACCAGGCAACTCCGACTATGGAGACAAAAGCCTGCCTTTATTACAACTCGTATTCACCTGGGGCAGAGAAGCTAATACAGAACAGCCTATCAGCTCCGGTGTATGGAATAAAAGTCTCACAAGCCTGAACGAATTCCAACTGAACAATTCAGATGTGATCACCTATCACAACTATGCTGACGAAAAGGAACACCAGGAAGTAATCGACACCCTGCGTAAGTATGGTCGTCCCCTGATCTGTACCGAATACATGGCCCGTTCCCGTGGCAGCCGCTTTGCGAACATTATGCCGCTCCTGAAAAAGGAAAATGTAGCTGCTTACAACTGGGGCCTTGTATCAGGTAAGACCAATACTATTTATGCCTGGGATACACCTATGCCTGACGGCGCAGAACCTAAAGTTTGGTTCCACGACATTTTCAGACAAGACGGTACACCTTACAGCACAGAAGAGATCACGGTGATCAAATCCCTGACAGGAACAAACTAG
- the galK gene encoding galactokinase, with translation MEQAKLNAYCQQHFDQEPIMVRAAGRINLIGEHTDYNNGFVLPAAIDKAIYLAIIKRNDNKIVLHALDVNDTFTGSLDKLERTKQHWPDYLLGVVQQLQQGGHIISGFECAFCGNVPLGAGLSSSAALECATVFGLNELFSLGLGRKEMALLSQAAENQFVGVRCGIMDQFASMFGKKQQLIKLDCASLEYEYIPFNFDDVNLVLLDTQVKHSLASSEYNTRRAECEQGVAWVKAHHPHVNSLRDVNMDMLDAYVKGKNATVYNRCRYVVEEIQRLQDACIDLQNDDLTAFGKKVFATHEGLDKLYNVSCPELNWLAEFAAGENGVLGARMMGGGFGGCTINIVKKTAVPALLERAAAGYKQQFNTNLKAYVTSIEDGCRTVNNLVNN, from the coding sequence GTGGAGCAAGCTAAACTAAACGCTTATTGCCAGCAGCATTTTGATCAGGAACCAATTATGGTAAGAGCTGCAGGACGCATCAATCTCATTGGAGAACATACGGATTACAACAATGGATTCGTATTGCCTGCCGCTATTGACAAAGCTATCTACCTCGCCATTATCAAGCGCAACGACAACAAAATTGTGCTGCATGCACTGGATGTAAATGATACATTCACCGGATCGTTGGATAAACTGGAGCGTACGAAACAGCATTGGCCTGATTATCTGCTGGGCGTTGTGCAGCAATTGCAGCAGGGTGGTCATATCATCAGCGGATTTGAATGTGCATTTTGCGGTAATGTTCCCCTGGGCGCCGGCCTCTCATCCTCCGCAGCACTGGAATGTGCTACCGTATTTGGTTTGAATGAACTTTTCAGCCTTGGCCTGGGTCGTAAAGAAATGGCACTCCTGTCACAGGCTGCCGAAAACCAGTTTGTTGGTGTACGTTGTGGTATCATGGACCAGTTTGCCAGCATGTTTGGTAAAAAACAACAGCTCATCAAACTGGATTGTGCCTCCCTGGAATATGAATACATCCCTTTTAACTTTGACGATGTAAACCTCGTGCTGCTGGATACACAGGTGAAGCACTCCCTGGCATCATCCGAATACAATACCCGCCGTGCTGAGTGCGAGCAGGGTGTAGCCTGGGTAAAGGCACACCATCCGCATGTAAACAGCCTGCGTGATGTAAATATGGATATGCTGGATGCCTATGTAAAAGGTAAGAATGCTACCGTATATAACCGTTGCCGTTATGTAGTGGAAGAAATTCAGCGCTTACAGGATGCCTGTATCGATCTGCAGAATGACGACCTTACAGCTTTCGGTAAAAAAGTATTTGCTACACACGAAGGCCTCGATAAGCTGTATAATGTAAGCTGCCCTGAACTGAACTGGCTGGCGGAATTCGCTGCCGGTGAAAATGGCGTACTGGGTGCACGTATGATGGGGGGCGGCTTTGGTGGCTGTACTATCAACATCGTGAAGAAAACTGCTGTACCAGCCCTGCTGGAAAGAGCAGCTGCAGGCTACAAACAGCAGTTCAACACTAATCTGAAAGCATATGTGACCAGCATTGAAGACGGTTGCCGTACTGTCAACAACCTGGTGAATAACTAA
- a CDS encoding UDP-glucose--hexose-1-phosphate uridylyltransferase, with the protein MSENTFDLTSHPHTRLNILTGEWVLVSPHRSKRPWQGKVEAPALVQRPSYVEDCYLCPTNTRADGSKNEAYTGPIAFTNDFSALLSDTPTGDVNEDGLLVAQSQKGLCRVICFSPRHDLTLPEMDVPAIRQVVDLWVKEYEALKAVDYIKYIQIFENKGDIMGCSNPHPHGQIWASENIPMELEKETRQQKLYFDKHGKSLLSAYLDKEVKEKVRIIAENAHFVALVPFWAVWPYEAMIISRRHVQSVLQFNEDEKTGLADILKQLTIRYDNLFETSFPYSAGMHQAPVNDGSEHPEWHWHMHFYPPLLRSATVKKFMVGYEMLANPQRDITPEFAAEKLRTLSAVHYKSGQLV; encoded by the coding sequence ATGTCTGAAAATACCTTTGATTTAACTTCTCATCCCCATACCCGACTGAATATCCTGACCGGAGAATGGGTACTCGTTTCTCCTCACCGTTCCAAAAGACCATGGCAGGGAAAAGTAGAAGCGCCAGCGCTGGTACAGCGTCCTTCTTATGTAGAAGACTGTTACCTGTGTCCAACCAATACACGTGCCGATGGCAGCAAGAATGAAGCGTACACAGGGCCGATCGCCTTTACGAACGACTTCTCTGCTTTGTTGTCCGACACACCTACCGGCGATGTGAATGAGGATGGTCTGCTGGTAGCACAGTCACAGAAAGGCCTTTGCCGTGTGATCTGTTTCAGCCCAAGACATGACCTCACACTGCCTGAAATGGACGTTCCTGCTATCCGCCAGGTAGTAGACCTGTGGGTAAAAGAGTACGAAGCGCTGAAAGCTGTAGACTACATCAAATACATCCAGATCTTCGAAAATAAAGGAGATATTATGGGTTGTAGCAATCCACATCCACACGGACAGATCTGGGCATCAGAGAATATTCCGATGGAGCTGGAAAAAGAAACCCGTCAGCAAAAACTGTATTTCGATAAGCATGGCAAAAGCCTGTTGTCCGCCTACCTGGACAAAGAGGTAAAAGAAAAGGTGAGAATCATTGCTGAAAATGCACACTTTGTAGCACTGGTACCTTTCTGGGCAGTATGGCCTTACGAGGCAATGATCATCAGCCGCCGGCATGTACAGTCTGTGCTGCAATTTAATGAAGATGAAAAAACAGGACTGGCAGATATTTTAAAACAACTGACCATCCGTTACGATAACTTATTCGAAACATCATTTCCATATTCTGCCGGTATGCACCAGGCGCCGGTGAATGATGGCAGCGAACATCCTGAATGGCATTGGCATATGCATTTCTATCCACCATTACTGCGCTCTGCGACAGTGAAGAAATTCATGGTGGGATACGAGATGCTGGCTAATCCACAAAGGGATATTACGCCGGAATTTGCAGCTGAAAAGCTGAGGACTTTGTCTGCAGTCCATTACAAAAGCGGGCAACTCGTTTAA
- a CDS encoding TonB-dependent receptor → MTRLILPCLTCLLSFSVYAQQPADTTQLPEVQIMAYPGKKYSFLQVPSSSAVITEKQILLQQGTTLIPTLNTVPGIRMEERSPGSYRLSLRGSLLRSPFGIRNVKIYMDEIPFTDAGGNTYLNLSDAGAFSGIEVLKGPDGSQFGANSGGVVLLHPAGTLPDTAHLKADIQGGSYGLFHEEAGWQHQWNKYRVNIYEGVQRSDGYRQNSALKRYYIQTAQQWQYNPHNSLKLIAFYSDMDYRTPGGLTAAQAAANPRAARPATATLPGAIEQQAGIRNKTALGGLVHTAQLSTHWKHVFTLYGINTHFENPFITNFEARDENTAGARTYIALQDQPINGTNIHVDWTTGIEWSQTNSDIVNYGNNKGKRDTVQAASNITAGQHFFFTSLSVRPGTQWIIEAALSANYFKYSFEEGRKKFDAELMPRVSLSYLILPEWSVRASVSRGYSPPSIAEVRATDNIINTTLQAETGWNYEAGFRLQGASRQYQLDASVFYYKLQDAIVRQLHDDGTEYFINAGGTEQKGIEVQGMTWFTKWLQFNVSYAYSHFIFSDYNTAGKNLSGNAITGVPRHVAYAGLLAQLPVHFSVYAQYTFTDKLPLDDANTAYAKQYHLLQGKVSWQMMRNVTLYAGADNILNQFYSLGNDLNAVGNRYFNPAALRSYYGGVRVHL, encoded by the coding sequence ATGACACGCCTTATTCTGCCTTGCTTAACCTGCCTGTTGTCATTTTCTGTATATGCACAACAGCCTGCAGACACTACCCAACTTCCCGAAGTACAGATCATGGCCTATCCGGGCAAAAAATACTCATTCTTACAGGTACCATCCAGCAGCGCTGTCATTACCGAAAAACAAATTTTACTGCAACAAGGGACCACGCTCATCCCCACCCTGAACACCGTTCCGGGCATACGAATGGAAGAACGTTCCCCTGGCAGTTATCGCTTATCTCTGAGAGGCAGCCTGTTACGCTCCCCCTTCGGCATCCGGAATGTGAAGATCTATATGGACGAAATTCCCTTTACTGATGCAGGTGGCAATACGTATCTGAACTTATCAGATGCAGGGGCTTTCTCCGGCATAGAAGTGCTGAAAGGTCCTGATGGCAGCCAGTTCGGCGCTAACTCAGGAGGTGTGGTACTCCTCCACCCTGCCGGTACCCTCCCCGATACCGCTCACCTGAAAGCAGATATTCAGGGGGGCAGCTATGGCCTCTTCCATGAAGAAGCCGGCTGGCAGCACCAATGGAACAAATACCGGGTCAATATATATGAAGGTGTACAGCGCTCTGACGGCTACCGGCAGAATAGCGCCTTAAAAAGATATTATATACAAACGGCCCAACAGTGGCAATACAATCCGCACAACAGCCTCAAACTGATTGCCTTCTACAGCGATATGGATTACCGTACCCCGGGAGGTCTCACCGCCGCCCAGGCTGCCGCCAATCCCCGCGCTGCCCGACCTGCCACTGCTACCCTGCCCGGCGCCATTGAGCAACAAGCCGGCATCCGCAATAAAACTGCTTTAGGAGGTTTGGTACACACTGCCCAGTTATCTACCCACTGGAAACATGTGTTCACCCTCTACGGTATCAATACACACTTCGAAAATCCTTTTATTACAAACTTTGAAGCCAGGGATGAAAACACTGCCGGTGCACGTACTTATATCGCACTACAGGATCAACCCATTAATGGCACTAATATACATGTAGACTGGACCACAGGCATTGAATGGTCACAAACCAATTCTGACATTGTAAACTATGGTAATAACAAAGGCAAAAGAGATACCGTGCAGGCAGCCAGCAATATCACTGCCGGCCAGCATTTCTTTTTCACAAGTCTCTCTGTACGTCCCGGTACACAATGGATAATAGAAGCCGCCCTCAGCGCCAACTATTTTAAATACAGCTTTGAGGAGGGTAGAAAAAAGTTTGATGCAGAGTTGATGCCACGGGTATCCCTCTCCTATCTTATCCTCCCTGAATGGTCTGTACGCGCTTCTGTAAGCAGAGGATATTCTCCTCCTTCCATTGCCGAAGTACGCGCGACGGACAATATCATTAATACCACCCTGCAGGCTGAAACAGGCTGGAATTACGAAGCAGGCTTCCGTTTACAGGGGGCCAGTCGCCAATACCAGCTGGATGCATCTGTATTCTATTACAAACTACAGGATGCCATCGTTCGTCAGCTCCATGATGATGGTACTGAATACTTCATCAATGCTGGCGGCACGGAACAAAAAGGCATAGAAGTACAAGGGATGACCTGGTTCACTAAATGGCTGCAATTCAACGTTAGCTATGCTTACAGCCATTTCATATTCAGTGATTATAACACAGCTGGCAAAAATCTTTCCGGCAATGCCATCACCGGCGTACCTCGTCATGTAGCATATGCAGGCTTGCTGGCACAATTGCCTGTACACTTCTCTGTATATGCACAATACACATTCACAGATAAGCTGCCATTGGACGATGCAAACACTGCTTACGCCAAACAATATCATTTATTACAAGGGAAAGTAAGTTGGCAAATGATGCGGAATGTAACGCTCTACGCAGGTGCCGATAATATCCTGAACCAGTTCTATAGCCTGGGGAATGATTTGAATGCAGTAGGAAACCGTTACTTCAATCCTGCTGCCTTACGCAGCTATTACGGTGGCGTAAGAGTGCATCTCTAA
- a CDS encoding energy transducer TonB: protein MNTKNIYNADFLDILFEGRNKDYGAYELRRSEDGRVRKALIGTASVALVIVGGYVLSNNIFAASTGIRNTQVVYDSTKLIELPPDDKVIPPPPVDPPPPPPAASSIKVTPPVITPNELVRAEDEVVKLDSIGNKTIALATVQGDDINGRDIASMLGGDGTTNVVEAPKVPAIDSVFYTVEIMPSFPGGEDALLRFLRDNVHYPRVAQENEIQGIVSVQFVVDKQGYISDVKTIGAVKGGGLEEESIRVVKKMPKWKAGRQNGEAVSVQFNLPVRYTLQN from the coding sequence ATGAATACAAAAAACATTTACAATGCAGACTTCCTCGATATTCTCTTCGAGGGTCGTAATAAAGATTACGGCGCATATGAACTCCGCAGAAGTGAAGATGGGCGTGTTCGTAAAGCCTTGATAGGTACAGCTTCCGTCGCTTTGGTAATAGTGGGTGGATATGTATTGAGTAATAATATTTTTGCAGCGTCAACGGGTATACGAAATACACAGGTCGTGTATGATAGTACCAAATTAATTGAATTACCTCCAGACGATAAGGTAATTCCTCCTCCTCCTGTTGACCCTCCTCCACCTCCGCCGGCCGCATCATCCATTAAAGTTACACCTCCCGTTATCACCCCTAATGAATTAGTTCGTGCTGAAGATGAAGTTGTGAAGCTCGATAGTATTGGTAACAAAACTATTGCATTAGCTACTGTACAAGGTGATGACATCAATGGGCGTGATATCGCATCCATGCTTGGTGGTGACGGTACTACAAATGTAGTAGAAGCCCCTAAGGTACCGGCAATAGACTCCGTGTTTTATACTGTTGAAATCATGCCTTCATTCCCAGGTGGTGAAGACGCATTGTTAAGATTTCTCCGCGATAATGTGCACTATCCTCGCGTGGCACAGGAAAATGAAATACAGGGAATAGTATCCGTACAGTTTGTAGTAGACAAGCAGGGTTATATCAGCGATGTCAAAACAATTGGTGCTGTTAAAGGAGGTGGCCTTGAAGAAGAGTCCATCCGTGTAGTAAAGAAAATGCCAAAGTGGAAAGCCGGCCGTCAAAACGGAGAAGCGGTAAGTGTACAATTTAACCTCCCTGTCAGGTACACGCTGCAAAATTAA